One window from the genome of Rufibacter tibetensis encodes:
- a CDS encoding glycoside hydrolase 5 family protein, translating to MYQAATLKPASVSKISSLPAIPSLPWIQVAPDAPYFITEDGQPWTPIGQNDAITWPELEGLFRRKNLQAVEDYLAYLSQHGITCLRLMLEYAQVQHRYFEKPAGTFNPRMVQLWDDLFALCAKYGLRILLTPYDTFWMWIKWKNHPYNKSLGGPCAGRGQWLLCRDTMEAIKARLTFVVERWGGSGVLFAWDLWNEMHPAHMGNSSANFSAAATELSEHVRNLELRLYGRSHPQTVSIFGPILHTHPDTADTIFRHPLLDFASTHFYDAKTIDYPKNTVDSAIKVGELVREALEHAPENRPFFDSEHGPIHLFKDKKHTLAPEFDDEYFRHIQWAHLASGAAGGGMRWPNRHPHTLTPGMRVAQKNMTGFLELIDWSTFKRKNLNQEIKVSQPSFSVFGCADGQQAVVWLLRKDALYQRKRLMNPTATPLSVEVQVPGIQDGRYQITTWNTLEGNMREQFEIEVQNGSCSFTVPEVRTDVAIAVVKK from the coding sequence ATGTATCAAGCTGCTACCTTAAAACCCGCTTCCGTTTCTAAAATTTCGTCCTTACCTGCTATCCCCTCTCTGCCCTGGATACAGGTGGCCCCAGATGCCCCGTATTTTATCACGGAAGACGGACAGCCCTGGACCCCAATAGGCCAGAACGATGCCATTACCTGGCCCGAGCTGGAAGGCTTGTTTAGAAGAAAGAACCTACAAGCTGTAGAAGATTACCTGGCCTACCTTTCGCAGCACGGTATCACGTGCCTCCGGCTCATGCTGGAGTACGCGCAAGTGCAGCACCGCTATTTTGAGAAACCGGCGGGTACGTTTAACCCCAGAATGGTTCAGCTCTGGGATGATTTGTTTGCCCTCTGCGCCAAGTATGGCTTGCGCATTCTGCTCACACCCTATGATACCTTCTGGATGTGGATCAAGTGGAAAAACCACCCTTACAACAAAAGCCTGGGTGGCCCTTGCGCGGGGCGCGGTCAATGGCTCTTGTGCCGAGATACCATGGAAGCTATCAAGGCCCGACTCACGTTTGTGGTGGAACGCTGGGGTGGCAGCGGTGTACTCTTTGCCTGGGATCTCTGGAACGAAATGCACCCGGCACACATGGGCAACAGCTCAGCCAATTTTTCAGCAGCAGCTACTGAGCTAAGCGAACACGTGCGTAACTTGGAATTGCGCCTCTATGGCCGTTCGCACCCGCAGACAGTGTCCATATTCGGACCAATTCTGCACACCCACCCAGACACCGCCGATACTATTTTCCGGCACCCGTTGCTTGATTTTGCCAGCACCCACTTCTACGATGCCAAGACCATTGACTACCCCAAAAACACGGTAGACTCAGCCATTAAGGTTGGAGAACTGGTACGCGAAGCCCTGGAACACGCTCCCGAGAACCGTCCGTTCTTTGACAGCGAACACGGTCCCATTCACCTGTTCAAAGACAAGAAGCATACTTTAGCCCCGGAGTTTGACGATGAATATTTCCGGCACATCCAGTGGGCGCACCTGGCCTCTGGTGCAGCTGGGGGTGGGATGCGCTGGCCCAACCGTCATCCGCACACCTTAACCCCAGGCATGCGCGTGGCCCAGAAGAACATGACTGGGTTTCTGGAGCTGATCGACTGGTCAACATTCAAGCGGAAGAACCTGAACCAGGAAATTAAGGTCTCGCAGCCCTCCTTCTCCGTTTTTGGCTGCGCCGATGGACAGCAAGCAGTGGTGTGGCTCTTACGCAAAGACGCGCTTTACCAACGCAAACGCCTCATGAACCCTACTGCAACTCCTCTCTCTGTAGAAGTACAGGTCCCCGGCATACAGGACGGCCGCTACCAGATTACCACCTGGAACACGTTAGAAGGCAATATGCGGGAGCAGTTTGAGATAGAAGTACAGAATGGCAGTTGCAGCTTTACTGTGCCGGAAGTACGCACTGATGTAGCGATAGCGGTGGTAAAGAAATGA